In one Zobellia galactanivorans genomic region, the following are encoded:
- a CDS encoding PepSY-associated TM helix domain-containing protein, giving the protein MQKYSLRKFINDVHLWLGLASGIVLFLVCLSGTLLVFEDEIKSFFTDDFVVEATQGEKMSIELLSDKLKEEGDITAVTLPATAKEPYLFSIKTDPKQRRGSTYYVNPYTGEYQKELKSSLDGFFMTMFRLHRWLLLDIEIGRPIVGIATIIFLILSISGIVLWFPKRLKWKNFKPGFKIKFSANWKRINHDLHNTLGFYACIFLVIMCLTGLCWSFQWYRDAGSAVLGAKIFGNRGGGPKVSSSLAKDAKVVSVAEILEVVNTELAYEGQIRLALPKTETEVYTITKNDASGRSPVITDKLVLDRDGTVLKKEIFDEKPLNVQVASLIRPLHLGDIYGSFSKTLYFLACLIATSLPITGTLIWWNKLQKKRKRKKGKALRLETV; this is encoded by the coding sequence ATGCAGAAATATAGCTTGAGAAAATTTATCAACGATGTACATTTATGGCTAGGATTGGCCAGTGGTATTGTTTTGTTCCTTGTTTGTTTGAGTGGCACCCTACTTGTTTTTGAAGATGAAATAAAGTCGTTTTTTACCGATGATTTTGTAGTCGAGGCTACCCAAGGGGAGAAAATGTCGATCGAGCTGCTCTCCGACAAATTGAAGGAAGAGGGCGATATCACTGCGGTAACCCTCCCTGCCACGGCGAAGGAGCCTTATCTCTTTTCCATAAAGACCGACCCCAAACAACGAAGGGGGAGTACGTATTATGTAAACCCCTATACGGGAGAGTACCAAAAGGAATTGAAGTCCTCCCTCGATGGATTTTTTATGACCATGTTCCGCCTGCACCGTTGGTTGTTGCTCGATATAGAAATAGGAAGGCCTATTGTGGGGATAGCCACGATCATATTCTTGATCCTATCCATCAGTGGAATCGTTTTATGGTTCCCCAAGCGGTTAAAATGGAAAAATTTCAAGCCAGGCTTTAAAATTAAGTTTTCGGCCAACTGGAAGCGTATTAACCATGATTTACACAATACTTTGGGTTTTTATGCCTGTATTTTTTTGGTGATTATGTGTTTGACCGGACTTTGTTGGTCCTTTCAGTGGTACCGAGATGCCGGAAGCGCAGTGCTTGGGGCTAAAATATTCGGAAATCGAGGAGGTGGCCCTAAGGTAAGCTCTTCCCTCGCCAAGGATGCGAAAGTAGTGTCCGTAGCCGAAATACTGGAGGTGGTCAATACAGAACTGGCCTATGAAGGACAGATTAGGCTTGCTCTGCCCAAAACCGAAACAGAAGTATACACCATTACCAAAAATGATGCTTCAGGACGCTCTCCTGTCATTACCGATAAATTGGTTTTGGATCGAGACGGTACGGTCTTAAAAAAGGAAATATTTGACGAGAAACCCCTGAACGTTCAGGTCGCGTCTTTGATCAGACCTTTACACCTAGGCGATATCTATGGTAGCTTTTCAAAGACCTTATACTTTTTGGCCTGCCTGATCGCCACAAGTTTACCTATTACGGGAACATTGATCTGGTGGAACAAGTTGCAGAAAAAAAGAAAACGAAAAAAAGGAAAGGCCCTAAGGCTGGAAACGGTTTAG
- a CDS encoding TlpA family protein disulfide reductase, with amino-acid sequence MKKRKFSIADILLFVFILLLVIPQTRKPIQVALSSVKMQFFSPSPLDKEDQAKLSPFAYKVSTLDGTNTSIEIGGNKVTFIGYWATWCPPCIAEMPSIQKLYDDYGTSVEFVLLTHEKTEVVQRFLDKKKFSLPVYIPRMQAPELLHGNSIPTNFIIDRSGKIIIKETGATDWNAEKIRTILDGLIAS; translated from the coding sequence ATGAAAAAAAGAAAATTTAGTATCGCTGATATTTTACTGTTCGTATTTATTCTGCTCTTGGTCATACCCCAGACCAGAAAGCCTATTCAGGTAGCTTTGAGCAGTGTAAAAATGCAGTTCTTTTCACCATCACCCCTTGATAAGGAAGACCAAGCGAAACTTAGTCCCTTTGCATATAAGGTCAGTACTTTAGACGGTACGAATACCTCCATAGAGATAGGGGGCAATAAGGTTACCTTTATTGGCTATTGGGCTACTTGGTGCCCGCCTTGTATTGCAGAAATGCCCAGTATTCAAAAGCTATACGATGATTATGGTACTTCGGTCGAGTTTGTACTGCTGACCCACGAAAAAACGGAAGTGGTACAGCGTTTTTTAGATAAAAAGAAATTCAGTCTACCGGTATATATTCCAAGAATGCAGGCTCCTGAATTGCTTCACGGCAATAGTATACCTACCAATTTTATCATTGACAGATCAGGAAAGATCATCATAAAGGAAACAGGGGCCACCGATTGGAATGCCGAAAAAATCAGAACGATTTTAGACGGACTCATCGCTTCTTGA
- a CDS encoding DUF983 domain-containing protein: MKFLKGTKIYSIFTGTCPVCQSESMYTTANPYKLSSTLKMRERCSHCHTKYKIEPSFFYGAMYVSYPVGLCFAGFAFFLCYLIIGLGLISTYAIIVVEMVLVLPIVLRLSRNIWINFFMHYGQSLKRKQRT; the protein is encoded by the coding sequence ATGAAATTTTTAAAGGGCACAAAGATTTACAGCATATTTACGGGTACTTGCCCCGTTTGCCAAAGCGAAAGTATGTATACCACTGCCAATCCGTATAAACTTTCAAGCACCCTAAAAATGAGAGAGCGCTGTAGTCACTGTCATACCAAGTACAAAATAGAACCTTCCTTTTTCTACGGTGCCATGTATGTAAGTTATCCCGTAGGACTCTGTTTTGCTGGCTTTGCTTTTTTCCTTTGTTATCTGATAATCGGTCTAGGCTTGATAAGCACCTACGCCATTATCGTTGTAGAAATGGTATTGGTCTTGCCCATAGTGCTTCGGCTTTCCCGAAACATTTGGATCAATTTTTTTATGCACTATGGTCAATCCCTTAAAAGGAAACAAAGGACCTAA
- a CDS encoding helix-turn-helix domain-containing protein produces MKIVPVLHIEQFEEEHSSVDFYSNALAAHLKKNETIVHRPHKHDFFLCVLFLKGRGVHEIDFSSYPIEKGSLFFLKPGQTHSWKFDSAVEGYIFFHTQSFFELNISGVKLHQFPFYYSYKNPPNLTLSPEALQDIAVRFNEINQEYHANAVYKRQKLASLINLAYIDLSRYYAAFDTTQNVLSPTYLKILSELEQTVEQYYRSEKQARFYADKLHITTKHLNRVTKSTLGKTTTELINDRILLEAKRLIVHSQTSLAHVAEFLGYEDYAYFSRVFKAKTQSTPLEFKKRYQ; encoded by the coding sequence GTGAAAATTGTACCGGTCTTACATATAGAACAATTTGAAGAAGAACATTCTTCGGTCGATTTTTATAGTAACGCCTTGGCCGCCCACCTCAAAAAGAACGAAACCATCGTGCATAGGCCACACAAACACGATTTTTTTCTTTGTGTGTTATTTTTAAAGGGTAGGGGTGTTCATGAAATCGATTTTAGTTCCTACCCCATTGAAAAGGGAAGCCTCTTCTTCTTAAAACCTGGGCAAACCCATAGTTGGAAGTTCGACTCTGCAGTGGAAGGTTATATCTTTTTTCACACCCAATCCTTCTTTGAGTTGAATATTTCCGGGGTTAAGTTGCATCAATTTCCGTTTTACTATTCCTATAAAAATCCCCCTAACCTGACCTTGTCACCAGAAGCGCTTCAAGATATAGCGGTACGTTTCAATGAAATCAACCAAGAATATCATGCTAATGCAGTCTACAAAAGGCAGAAATTGGCAAGTCTGATCAACTTGGCCTACATTGACCTTAGTCGATATTATGCCGCTTTTGACACTACGCAGAATGTATTGTCGCCCACCTATTTAAAAATTCTTTCTGAATTGGAGCAAACGGTGGAGCAATATTACAGAAGTGAGAAACAGGCCCGTTTTTATGCGGACAAACTCCATATTACCACAAAACATTTGAACCGCGTTACCAAGAGCACCTTAGGCAAGACCACGACCGAATTGATCAATGACCGTATTCTTTTGGAAGCCAAACGGCTCATTGTACATTCCCAGACATCTTTGGCCCATGTCGCCGAATTCTTGGGCTATGAAGATTATGCCTATTTTTCAAGGGTTTTTAAGGCAAAGACTCAGAGTACGCCTTTGGAGTTTAAAAAGCGTTATCAATAA
- a CDS encoding TIGR02757 family protein, with the protein MNRTELKEFLDAKVLQYEHPKFLETDPIQIPHKFLRKEDIEISAFLTATIAWGNRKSIINNANRLMDLMGNSPYDFVLDYRPDDAERLSGFVHRTFNSEDLDYFIKSLQNIYINHGGLEAVFAEHAEEDSMQTAISAFKKTFFELPHPIRTQKHVSDPLKGSAAKRINMFLRWMVRSNATSVDFGIWKRISPSQLSCPLDVHSGNVGRKLKLLGRKQNDAKALAELDKNLRKLDPSDPVKYDFALFGLGVFEKF; encoded by the coding sequence ATGAACCGCACCGAACTAAAGGAATTTTTAGACGCCAAGGTCTTACAGTATGAGCATCCGAAATTTTTGGAAACGGATCCCATTCAAATTCCCCATAAATTTTTACGCAAAGAAGATATCGAAATCAGTGCCTTCCTCACGGCCACTATTGCCTGGGGCAATCGCAAGAGCATTATCAACAATGCCAATAGGCTGATGGACCTAATGGGCAATTCACCCTATGATTTTGTACTTGACTACAGACCCGACGATGCGGAACGACTCTCGGGTTTTGTGCACCGGACCTTCAACAGTGAGGATCTGGACTATTTTATCAAAAGCCTCCAAAACATTTATATCAATCACGGGGGACTGGAAGCGGTTTTTGCCGAACATGCCGAGGAAGACTCGATGCAAACGGCCATATCGGCTTTTAAAAAGACTTTTTTTGAACTCCCCCACCCCATACGTACCCAAAAACATGTGAGCGACCCCTTAAAGGGTTCGGCCGCCAAACGGATCAATATGTTTTTACGTTGGATGGTACGTAGCAACGCCACTTCCGTAGATTTCGGTATCTGGAAGCGCATTTCACCCAGCCAACTATCCTGTCCCCTGGATGTGCACTCTGGAAACGTAGGTAGAAAGTTAAAACTCCTCGGCCGTAAACAGAACGATGCCAAAGCCTTGGCCGAACTTGACAAAAACCTACGTAAACTAGATCCTAGCGACCCGGTAAAATACGACTTCGCCCTTTTCGGCTTGGGGGTTTTTGAAAAATTCTAG
- a CDS encoding ABC transporter ATP-binding protein, whose translation MIKANNIKKFYGDLEVLKGVDLHIKKGEVISIVGASGAGKTTLLQILGTLDVQSNPSDSKLLIHDTEVTQLSDKNLARFRNEHIGFIFQFHQLLPEFTALENVCIPAFIKKTPKAQAEKKAKQLLDFLGLSARYNHKPNELSGGEQQRVAVARALVNDPSIIFADEPSGNLDSESADNLHKLFFELRDEFGQTFVIVTHNEQLADMADRKLTMVDGLIVNKEVVADVTEL comes from the coding sequence ATGATCAAAGCCAATAATATTAAAAAGTTTTACGGCGATTTAGAAGTATTAAAGGGGGTAGACCTTCATATTAAGAAAGGCGAGGTCATTTCCATAGTGGGGGCTTCCGGGGCCGGAAAAACGACCTTATTGCAGATTCTTGGCACGCTAGACGTTCAATCGAATCCGTCGGACAGCAAATTGCTGATCCACGATACCGAAGTCACCCAATTGTCGGACAAAAACTTGGCCAGATTCAGAAACGAACATATTGGTTTTATTTTTCAATTCCACCAATTGCTCCCCGAATTTACGGCACTTGAAAATGTCTGTATTCCTGCATTTATTAAAAAAACACCTAAGGCACAGGCCGAAAAAAAAGCGAAGCAGCTATTGGATTTTTTAGGACTATCGGCCCGATATAACCATAAGCCGAACGAACTTTCCGGGGGGGAGCAACAAAGGGTGGCCGTCGCCCGGGCTTTGGTCAACGACCCTTCAATTATTTTTGCGGACGAGCCTAGCGGGAACCTTGATTCGGAAAGTGCCGACAATTTGCACAAACTCTTTTTTGAACTCCGTGACGAGTTCGGACAAACCTTCGTTATCGTCACCCATAATGAGCAGCTGGCAGATATGGCCGACCGAAAGCTGACCATGGTAGACGGACTCATCGTAAACAAGGAAGTGGTGGCCGATGTTACGGAGCTTTAA
- the folE gene encoding GTP cyclohydrolase I FolE, translated as MAPYRNLEEYDLEITSEVKDRFSKIIDGIGEDVTREGLVKTPERAAKAMLFLTQGYQQDAVEILEGAMFKEDYDDMVIIKDIELYSLCEHHMLPFFGKAHVAYIPNGHIVGLSKIPRVVDVFARRLQVQERLTHDILECINNTLKPKGVAVVIEASHMCMMMRGVQKQNSVTTTSGFRGQFEKIETRNEFLKLISSDLS; from the coding sequence ATGGCACCCTATAGAAATTTAGAAGAATATGATTTGGAAATTACTTCGGAAGTCAAAGACCGATTTTCAAAAATTATCGATGGAATAGGGGAGGACGTTACTCGCGAAGGATTGGTAAAAACTCCCGAAAGAGCGGCCAAGGCGATGCTTTTCCTTACCCAGGGATACCAACAGGATGCCGTTGAGATTCTTGAAGGGGCGATGTTCAAGGAAGATTATGACGATATGGTCATTATCAAGGACATTGAACTGTATTCGCTCTGCGAGCACCACATGCTGCCTTTCTTTGGCAAGGCACACGTGGCCTACATTCCTAACGGACATATTGTGGGGCTAAGTAAAATCCCAAGGGTGGTCGATGTTTTTGCCCGTCGCCTTCAAGTACAGGAACGTTTGACCCATGATATTCTCGAATGCATCAACAACACCCTTAAGCCAAAAGGTGTGGCAGTGGTTATTGAAGCATCACATATGTGCATGATGATGCGTGGGGTTCAAAAACAAAATTCCGTGACAACCACCTCTGGCTTTCGTGGACAGTTCGAAAAAATCGAGACCCGAAACGAGTTTTTAAAACTGATCAGTTCCGATTTGTCTTAA
- a CDS encoding sulfite oxidase has protein sequence MQRRKFIGRAALASLAGIIGADIVYGSKMAENYVPLALQDPDPFKLFNKDKEMVVLNDKPWNMEAQAHLLDDKVTPNKYIFVRNNGLIPEAIDVKNWTLTIDGESVKQKKTYTLEELKSKFKHHTYQLTLECGGNGRSEFDPPAKGNQWTVGAVYCASWTGVRLRDVLEDVGIKDDAVYFGYHAADIHLSRDPGKEPISRGAPMAKAMQDETLLAFKMNGEDIPLAHGYPLRVIAGGWPASVSGKWLQRISIRNIVHDGTKMTGTAYRVPCKPVAPGEKVADEDMCIIESMPVKSLITYPKSGATIPEGKKLTVRGHAWAGELEVAKMEYSIDFGSTWKQCNLEKPANRLAWQHFSAQVEFPQQGYYEVWARATDSNGFSQPMLLPGWNPKGYLNNACHRIAVKVA, from the coding sequence ATGCAAAGAAGAAAGTTTATTGGAAGAGCGGCCCTTGCATCTCTAGCGGGTATAATCGGTGCCGACATTGTCTACGGATCAAAAATGGCGGAAAACTATGTACCCTTGGCTCTTCAGGATCCCGACCCTTTTAAGTTGTTCAACAAAGACAAGGAGATGGTCGTACTCAACGACAAACCATGGAATATGGAGGCCCAGGCCCATCTTTTAGACGATAAGGTCACACCGAACAAGTATATTTTTGTCCGTAATAATGGACTCATACCTGAGGCAATAGATGTAAAAAATTGGACGCTTACCATCGATGGTGAGTCCGTCAAACAAAAAAAGACCTATACCCTTGAGGAGCTCAAATCAAAGTTTAAGCACCATACCTATCAATTGACCTTAGAATGTGGCGGTAACGGAAGGAGCGAATTCGACCCACCCGCTAAGGGAAACCAATGGACGGTAGGCGCGGTGTATTGCGCAAGTTGGACCGGTGTTCGGCTTCGTGACGTTCTCGAAGATGTTGGCATAAAAGACGACGCCGTGTATTTTGGCTACCATGCGGCCGATATCCACCTGAGCCGAGACCCTGGAAAAGAACCTATATCAAGAGGGGCCCCTATGGCTAAGGCCATGCAAGACGAAACCCTATTGGCCTTTAAAATGAACGGCGAAGATATCCCCTTGGCACATGGGTATCCACTTAGGGTAATTGCCGGCGGCTGGCCTGCATCGGTGTCGGGCAAATGGTTACAGCGTATCAGTATTAGAAATATCGTTCACGACGGCACCAAAATGACAGGCACCGCATACAGGGTTCCCTGCAAACCTGTTGCCCCAGGGGAAAAAGTAGCGGACGAAGATATGTGCATTATAGAGTCGATGCCGGTAAAGTCACTGATTACCTATCCGAAATCGGGCGCCACTATTCCCGAAGGAAAAAAATTAACGGTCAGGGGCCATGCCTGGGCCGGGGAGCTAGAGGTTGCCAAAATGGAATACTCTATTGATTTTGGTTCTACCTGGAAGCAATGTAACCTTGAAAAACCTGCCAACCGATTGGCTTGGCAGCATTTTTCTGCCCAAGTGGAATTTCCACAACAAGGGTACTACGAGGTTTGGGCGCGCGCGACCGATTCAAACGGATTTAGCCAGCCCATGTTATTACCGGGGTGGAACCCCAAAGGCTACCTGAACAATGCCTGTCATAGAATAGCCGTAAAAGTTGCATAG
- a CDS encoding sterol desaturase family protein: protein MEKYLDAFLNSFMGTLNWTWKSIVFEVPWYTNYFWGIILLSILVWILEIAFPWRKNQAVFRKDFWLDAFYIFFNFFLFTIVISGFYKCLELLFLDIGIASNTLALVDLKEWPEIFQLLVFFVLLDFVQWFTHMLLHRYAFLWEFHKVHHSVKEMGFAAHMRYHWMENIFYKPLKTFAVMILGGFEPEQAYIVHFVAIAIGHLNHSNIKLTWGPLKYIFNNPVMHLYHHAYELPEGRKNGVNYGISLSMWDYLFKTDYIPEDSGLVPLGYEGDNEMPKGFIGQFVYGFHSKRKNKATNP, encoded by the coding sequence ATGGAAAAATATCTTGATGCATTTCTCAATTCCTTTATGGGTACACTCAATTGGACCTGGAAGTCGATTGTATTTGAAGTCCCTTGGTACACCAATTATTTTTGGGGAATCATCTTGCTCTCCATATTGGTCTGGATTCTCGAAATTGCTTTCCCGTGGCGCAAAAACCAAGCCGTTTTTCGAAAGGATTTTTGGTTGGATGCCTTTTACATCTTTTTTAATTTTTTCCTTTTCACCATAGTTATTAGTGGATTTTATAAGTGTTTGGAACTATTGTTCTTAGATATAGGGATAGCATCCAATACTTTAGCATTGGTCGATTTAAAGGAATGGCCGGAAATCTTTCAACTATTGGTCTTTTTCGTGCTCTTGGATTTCGTGCAATGGTTTACCCATATGCTACTTCATAGATATGCCTTTTTATGGGAATTCCATAAGGTGCACCACAGTGTAAAGGAAATGGGTTTTGCAGCCCATATGCGCTACCATTGGATGGAAAATATTTTTTATAAGCCCTTAAAAACTTTTGCAGTAATGATATTGGGAGGCTTTGAGCCGGAGCAGGCCTATATTGTTCATTTTGTTGCTATTGCCATCGGTCATTTAAACCATTCCAACATTAAACTTACCTGGGGACCGTTAAAATATATCTTCAATAATCCGGTCATGCATTTGTACCACCATGCCTATGAACTTCCCGAAGGAAGAAAGAATGGCGTTAATTACGGCATAAGCTTGAGTATGTGGGACTATCTTTTTAAAACCGACTACATCCCCGAAGATAGTGGCCTCGTTCCTCTGGGCTACGAAGGGGACAACGAGATGCCCAAGGGCTTTATTGGCCAGTTCGTTTATGGTTTTCATTCCAAGCGAAAAAACAAAGCCACAAACCCATAG